A stretch of Corallococcus exiguus DNA encodes these proteins:
- a CDS encoding energy transducer TonB, translating into MFESVIERRGVRSGRFGTGAWVSIGVHAGLLGLVFFISGRVPETVEQPERTIVFHQPAIRQGVKHAAQPAPATTAPKPKPKPKPRTDRIPLNPKPLPADPPEAKPDPEPTTIADAAATTDATGTGETGPVGDPDGDPSSTSPIGAVGVPGIPTAPTGTEVLPFQGGMTPPKMLSGSQFSYTLEARRAGVEGMIIAKCVITTEGRVRDCRIIKGLPFMDDAVLESLSSRTYQPLTFQGRPVNVSYTFNIRLKMP; encoded by the coding sequence ATGTTTGAGTCGGTCATCGAACGGCGGGGAGTGCGCTCGGGACGGTTCGGCACGGGCGCGTGGGTGTCCATCGGCGTGCACGCGGGGCTCCTGGGCCTGGTGTTCTTCATCTCCGGCCGCGTGCCCGAGACCGTCGAGCAGCCCGAGCGGACGATCGTCTTCCATCAGCCGGCCATCCGGCAGGGCGTGAAGCACGCCGCGCAGCCGGCACCGGCCACGACCGCACCGAAGCCGAAGCCGAAGCCCAAGCCGCGCACGGACCGCATCCCGCTGAACCCGAAGCCGCTGCCTGCGGATCCGCCGGAGGCGAAGCCGGATCCGGAGCCGACAACCATCGCGGACGCGGCGGCCACCACCGACGCGACGGGCACGGGCGAGACCGGCCCGGTGGGGGACCCGGACGGCGATCCGAGCAGCACCAGCCCCATCGGCGCTGTGGGCGTGCCGGGGATCCCGACCGCGCCCACGGGTACGGAGGTGCTGCCCTTCCAGGGCGGGATGACGCCTCCGAAGATGCTGAGCGGTTCGCAGTTCAGCTACACGCTCGAAGCGCGGCGCGCGGGCGTGGAGGGGATGATCATCGCGAAGTGCGTCATCACCACGGAGGGCCGGGTGCGCGACTGCCGCATCATCAAGGGACTGCCGTTCATGGATGACGCGGTGCTGGAGTCCCTCTCCTCGCGGACGTATCAGCCGCTGACGTTCCAGGGCCGTCCGGTGAACGTGTCGTACACGTTCAACATCAGGCTGAAGATGCCGTAG
- a CDS encoding response regulator transcription factor, whose amino-acid sequence MTTQTPTPTTRPTILIVEDDANLRMGLRDNLRDEGYDVTDAPSAKDAAPHLASRAFDLLILDVMLPGEDGYSFCRRLRAEGVKSMVLMLTARSLEDDLVRGFEAGAQDYLTKPYRLRELLARVQALVRRAGTAPPQVVTFGAFTLDLGRRAVLRADGSEVDLTRTEFDLLAFLLRHRDRALPRGEILDAVWGRDVVVDPRTVDNFVSNLKKKLGWTSTSGFTIHTLRGVGYRMEVLSGGPS is encoded by the coding sequence ATGACGACGCAGACGCCAACCCCCACCACCCGCCCGACCATCCTCATCGTCGAGGACGACGCCAACCTGCGCATGGGCCTGCGTGACAACCTGCGCGACGAGGGCTACGACGTGACGGACGCCCCGTCCGCGAAGGACGCGGCGCCGCACCTGGCGTCGCGGGCGTTCGACCTGCTCATCCTGGACGTGATGCTGCCGGGCGAGGACGGCTACAGCTTCTGCCGCCGCCTGCGCGCGGAGGGCGTGAAGAGCATGGTGCTGATGCTCACCGCGCGCTCGCTGGAGGACGACCTGGTGCGCGGCTTCGAGGCCGGCGCGCAGGACTACCTCACCAAGCCCTACCGGCTGCGGGAGCTGCTCGCGCGCGTGCAGGCGCTGGTGCGCCGGGCGGGCACGGCGCCGCCGCAGGTGGTGACCTTTGGCGCCTTCACGCTGGACCTGGGCCGCCGCGCGGTGCTGCGGGCGGACGGCAGTGAAGTGGACCTGACGCGCACGGAGTTCGACCTGCTGGCGTTCCTCCTGCGCCACCGCGACCGCGCCCTGCCGCGGGGCGAAATCCTGGACGCGGTGTGGGGCCGCGACGTCGTGGTGGATCCGCGCACGGTGGACAACTTCGTGTCGAACCTGAAGAAGAAGCTCGGGTGGACGAGCACGTCCGGCTTCACCATCCACACGCTGCGCGGCGTGGGCTACCGCATGGAGGTCCTGAGCGGCGGCCCGTCATGA
- a CDS encoding sensor histidine kinase, with translation MLRRLLPTLLALGFGLLALGWGLVSLQRIFTQEREDARAQVRSRRIALEQLAAESLRTALAQMMKSHLPKLNAAVGDPLLPAEGYYLLFRGHQFLPRVDWTREGADVPAQANYTMLAHALEDGQAPSPYQERLSRLRAAEAALASSSEARKDAAVEALLRYHAAHPLPPDQELPFTLLMVEYLQRGEETQPLIRALVREGLPEELGGMARDAGLQRNVLRSRAQLTQPDFNFLQARIVALSSTLSEPSDAFVARVQEAGAGALVLPEPLDGPTLLAEQWYVEPAAEQVHGLAVDMGALLSELTQELRGRNLIPRDGQVRLGPGGVARPLKHPGLEVATPGWAAAEADIEARYGLKTLLVAACGALASAIAALAVVAQQRKYRFVELKSDFVSTVSHELRTPLASIRLLGETLERRLGKSPEAGDYPTRIVRAAEGLHFLVENILSFNRIDKGRWALRPARVRLEEAVGNLRDDLMDAVTVPVELSSDVGDVELDADASLVRMLFANLGRNACLYNLRSPVVLTVRAYPQPGFGATVLFSDNGVGIPPEEWERVFQDFYRLTTPGPEVHGSGLGLALCRRIMGLHQGSIQVASSGPEGTTFALTFPETRR, from the coding sequence ATGCTGCGCCGACTCCTCCCCACATTGCTCGCCCTGGGCTTCGGACTGCTGGCCCTCGGATGGGGGCTGGTGAGCCTCCAGCGCATCTTCACCCAGGAGCGTGAGGACGCGCGCGCCCAGGTGCGCTCGCGGCGGATTGCCCTGGAGCAGCTGGCCGCCGAGTCCCTGCGCACCGCGCTCGCGCAGATGATGAAGTCCCACCTGCCGAAGCTCAACGCGGCCGTGGGCGACCCGCTGCTGCCCGCCGAGGGCTACTACCTGCTCTTCCGCGGCCACCAGTTCCTGCCGCGCGTGGACTGGACCCGGGAGGGCGCGGACGTCCCGGCCCAGGCCAACTACACGATGCTGGCGCACGCGCTGGAGGACGGTCAGGCCCCCTCCCCCTACCAGGAGCGGCTGTCCCGGCTGCGCGCTGCGGAGGCCGCCCTGGCCTCCAGCAGCGAGGCGCGCAAGGACGCGGCGGTGGAGGCCCTGCTGCGCTACCACGCGGCGCACCCGCTGCCGCCGGATCAGGAGCTGCCCTTCACCCTATTGATGGTGGAGTACCTGCAACGCGGCGAGGAAACGCAGCCCCTCATCCGGGCGCTGGTGCGCGAAGGCCTTCCGGAGGAGCTGGGCGGCATGGCGCGGGATGCGGGCCTGCAGCGCAACGTGCTGCGCTCCCGGGCCCAGCTCACGCAGCCGGACTTCAACTTCCTCCAGGCGCGCATCGTGGCGTTGAGCAGCACCTTGTCGGAGCCGTCCGACGCCTTCGTGGCGCGAGTGCAGGAGGCCGGCGCGGGAGCCCTGGTGCTGCCGGAGCCGCTGGACGGCCCCACGCTCCTGGCCGAGCAGTGGTACGTGGAGCCCGCGGCCGAACAGGTGCACGGGCTGGCGGTGGACATGGGCGCGCTGCTCTCCGAGCTGACGCAGGAGCTGCGCGGGCGCAACCTCATCCCCCGGGATGGCCAGGTGCGGCTGGGGCCCGGCGGCGTGGCGCGGCCCCTGAAGCACCCGGGGCTGGAGGTGGCCACGCCCGGCTGGGCCGCGGCGGAGGCGGACATCGAGGCGCGGTACGGCCTGAAGACGCTGCTCGTCGCGGCGTGCGGCGCGCTCGCGTCGGCCATCGCGGCGCTGGCGGTGGTGGCCCAGCAGCGCAAGTACCGCTTCGTGGAGCTCAAGAGCGACTTCGTCTCCACCGTGTCCCACGAACTGCGCACGCCGCTCGCGTCCATCCGCCTGCTGGGGGAGACGCTGGAGCGCCGGCTGGGCAAGAGCCCGGAGGCGGGGGACTACCCCACCCGCATCGTGCGCGCGGCGGAGGGGCTGCACTTCCTGGTGGAGAACATCCTGTCCTTCAACCGCATCGACAAGGGGCGATGGGCGCTGAGGCCCGCGCGCGTGCGGCTGGAGGAGGCGGTGGGCAACCTGCGCGATGACCTGATGGACGCCGTCACCGTGCCGGTGGAACTGAGCTCGGACGTGGGGGACGTGGAGCTGGACGCGGACGCGTCGCTCGTGCGGATGCTCTTCGCCAACCTGGGCCGCAACGCCTGTCTGTACAACCTGCGAAGCCCGGTGGTCCTCACGGTGCGCGCCTATCCGCAGCCGGGCTTTGGCGCCACGGTGCTCTTCAGCGACAACGGGGTGGGCATTCCCCCGGAGGAATGGGAGCGCGTGTTCCAGGACTTCTACCGTCTGACAACGCCCGGGCCGGAGGTGCATGGAAGTGGCCTGGGGCTGGCGCTGTGCCGCAGAATCATGGGCCTGCACCAGGGCAGCATCCAGGTGGCCTCCTCCGGCCCCGAAGGCACGACCTTCGCCCTGACCTTTCCCGAGACGCGCCGATGA
- a CDS encoding lipoate--protein ligase codes for MSQAPRVRILLSETYNPWFNLATEDWIFRELDPSTQTLFLWRNDNTVVIGRNQNPWSECNLARMEEDKVFLARRTSGGGAVFHDLGNTCFTFLSAKEGYDKTANVRILLDALSRLGVTAQASGRNDLVIPLEDGPRKISGSAYRETKDRAFHHGTFLIHANLSRLANYLTPHPKKLESKGSASVRSRVMNIRDLQSEASHESLVKAMIGAFCDFHGATAEPELLEPSFLESQPSLKRTFDHYASWDWRFGNAPRFSHQMVEYLSWGFFEVHVDTENGHVTRAQVFSDALYPDLVQDLQAALTGKPHSRNGMQQAVAEVRARHPSQERELAELETWLMGQVEV; via the coding sequence ATGTCTCAAGCCCCGCGCGTCCGCATCCTGCTGTCGGAGACGTACAACCCCTGGTTCAACCTGGCGACCGAGGACTGGATCTTCCGCGAGTTGGATCCCTCCACCCAGACGCTCTTCCTCTGGCGCAATGACAACACGGTCGTCATCGGCCGCAACCAGAACCCGTGGTCCGAGTGCAACCTCGCGCGCATGGAGGAGGACAAGGTCTTCCTCGCGCGGCGCACCAGCGGCGGCGGCGCGGTGTTCCACGACCTGGGCAACACCTGCTTCACGTTCCTGTCCGCGAAGGAGGGCTACGACAAGACGGCGAACGTCCGCATCCTGCTGGACGCGCTGTCGCGGCTGGGCGTGACGGCGCAGGCGTCCGGGCGCAACGACCTGGTGATTCCGCTGGAGGACGGCCCCCGGAAGATCAGCGGCAGCGCATACCGCGAGACGAAGGACCGCGCCTTCCATCACGGCACCTTCCTCATCCACGCCAACCTGTCGCGGTTGGCCAACTACCTCACGCCGCACCCGAAGAAGCTGGAGTCCAAGGGCAGCGCGTCGGTGCGCTCGCGCGTGATGAACATCCGCGATCTCCAGTCGGAGGCCTCCCATGAGTCGCTGGTGAAGGCGATGATCGGCGCCTTCTGCGACTTCCACGGCGCCACCGCGGAGCCGGAGCTGCTGGAGCCCTCGTTCCTGGAGAGCCAGCCGTCGCTCAAGCGCACCTTCGATCACTACGCGTCGTGGGACTGGCGCTTCGGCAACGCGCCCCGCTTCAGCCACCAGATGGTGGAGTACCTGTCGTGGGGCTTCTTCGAGGTCCACGTCGACACGGAGAACGGACACGTCACCCGCGCGCAGGTCTTCTCGGATGCGCTCTACCCGGACCTCGTGCAGGACCTGCAGGCGGCGCTCACCGGCAAGCCGCACAGCCGCAACGGGATGCAGCAGGCCGTCGCCGAGGTCCGCGCCCGCCACCCCTCGCAGGAGCGCGAGCTGGCGGAGCTGGAGACGTGGCTGATGGGCCAGGTCGAGGTCTGA
- a CDS encoding pyridoxal-phosphate dependent enzyme — protein sequence MRGVFSLSRPRAGGPVVLWGGAQPSGSLKYLTFARYLAAMPPGSRGLVELSGASSALALDLLGRERGLPTVALTDAAGATYLRANGFQGQVRQVDSMADMFHQAQSLEREGWSWPRQLTNRAMVACVEAWASGLRAQVRERFPTVRHVVCGFGTGATLVGLTRVFMAGGFTVTGLQPAPGTSVPGWRTWGAQNLGAEDLFFEHQPRMVLATAAPAPDAFTSLLDWARRQPNPERVLVIAHNAREPDSARA from the coding sequence ATGCGTGGAGTGTTTTCCCTGTCGCGTCCTCGTGCGGGCGGCCCGGTGGTGCTGTGGGGTGGGGCGCAGCCGTCCGGCAGCCTCAAGTACCTCACCTTCGCGCGCTACCTGGCCGCGATGCCGCCGGGCTCGCGCGGGCTGGTGGAGCTGTCCGGCGCGTCGAGCGCGCTGGCGCTGGACCTCCTGGGCCGCGAGCGGGGCCTGCCCACGGTGGCCCTGACGGACGCGGCGGGCGCGACGTACCTGCGCGCCAACGGCTTCCAGGGGCAGGTGCGCCAGGTGGACTCGATGGCGGACATGTTCCACCAGGCCCAGTCCCTGGAGCGCGAGGGCTGGAGCTGGCCCCGGCAGCTCACCAATCGAGCGATGGTCGCGTGCGTGGAGGCCTGGGCGTCGGGGCTGCGCGCGCAGGTGCGCGAGCGCTTCCCCACGGTGCGGCACGTGGTGTGTGGCTTCGGCACGGGCGCGACGCTGGTGGGCCTGACGCGCGTCTTCATGGCCGGTGGCTTCACCGTCACCGGCCTGCAGCCCGCGCCCGGCACGTCGGTGCCCGGCTGGCGCACGTGGGGAGCCCAGAACCTGGGCGCGGAGGACCTGTTCTTCGAACACCAGCCGCGCATGGTCCTGGCCACGGCCGCCCCCGCGCCGGATGCCTTCACCTCGCTCCTGGACTGGGCGCGCCGGCAGCCGAATCCTGAACGGGTGCTCGTCATCGCGCACAACGCCCGGGAACCGGACTCCGCCCGCGCCTGA
- a CDS encoding esterase/lipase family protein, translating to MRNAVRTLVLTVAVLALWAQPARAADTYTQTKYPIVLAHGMAGFDSLFGVLDYFYGIESTLKSGGSKVYITHVPQFNTSEARGEALLAQVQDVLARSGAKKVNLIGHSHGGLDVRYVAAVRPDLVASVTTVGTPHKGADLATYLRSNIKGGSFTEGVLSYFANNLGLVLGLLSGHTQSQDAIGALTALSASGAATYNAKYPAGLPTSSCGTGAATGTQGQRYYSWSGTDPFTNVFDASDYALKLSSFFYSESNDGLVGRCSSRFGTVIRDNYDMNHLDEVNQVLGLTAFFTDPKSVFRTQANRLKTAGL from the coding sequence ATGCGAAACGCCGTCCGGACCCTCGTTCTGACTGTCGCGGTTCTTGCCCTCTGGGCGCAGCCCGCTCGCGCCGCGGATACGTACACGCAGACGAAGTACCCCATCGTGCTGGCGCACGGCATGGCGGGTTTTGATTCGCTGTTCGGGGTGCTCGACTACTTCTACGGCATCGAGTCGACGCTGAAGTCGGGCGGCTCGAAGGTCTACATCACGCACGTTCCGCAGTTCAACACGAGCGAGGCGCGCGGCGAGGCGCTGCTGGCGCAGGTGCAGGACGTGCTCGCGCGTTCGGGCGCGAAGAAGGTGAACCTGATTGGCCACAGCCACGGCGGCCTGGACGTGCGCTACGTGGCGGCGGTGCGGCCGGACCTGGTGGCGTCCGTGACGACGGTGGGCACGCCGCACAAGGGCGCGGACCTGGCCACCTACCTGCGCTCGAACATCAAGGGCGGTTCGTTCACGGAGGGCGTGCTGTCGTACTTCGCGAACAACCTGGGCCTGGTGCTGGGCCTGCTGTCCGGCCACACGCAGTCCCAGGACGCGATTGGCGCGCTGACGGCGCTGTCCGCTTCGGGCGCGGCCACGTACAACGCGAAGTACCCGGCGGGTCTGCCCACCTCCTCGTGCGGCACTGGCGCGGCGACGGGCACGCAGGGGCAGCGCTACTACTCCTGGTCCGGCACGGATCCCTTCACCAACGTCTTCGACGCGTCCGACTACGCGCTGAAGCTGTCGTCCTTCTTCTACAGCGAGTCCAACGACGGCCTCGTGGGCCGCTGCAGCTCGCGCTTCGGCACGGTCATCCGTGACAACTACGACATGAACCACCTGGACGAAGTGAACCAGGTGCTGGGCCTCACCGCGTTCTTCACCGACCCGAAGTCCGTGTTCCGCACCCAGGCGAACCGCCTGAAGACCGCGGGCCTGTAA
- a CDS encoding lipase secretion chaperone, with amino-acid sequence MKRRAVILVVALCALLGAGVFSWWKVRASDAPGPAVTPSAVPVAQGSRPQGASPAVPGAAVTASPDSRAGAPLPPLPGSLKDTEEDGAVLVDASGHLVPNADLRRLFNYYLSATGEESASLIRERILAALRAKKLPAAAMDEAVQVLDDYLAYLEAARGLGSNGSAATMDTAERLESLRKLRREHLGGAADGLFGQEEAVDAVAVERLKLMKDASLTKEEREQRMAALEERLPPDVRASREEAVRPLRQQAVEQELLAGGATAEDLHQHRLSTVGPEATGRLEALDAERAQWKQRLADFRAKREALGQSEPDPARRQAAVQRLLFDSFTPEERLRVEASDTIEAASGSGGG; translated from the coding sequence ATGAAGCGCCGCGCCGTCATTCTCGTGGTCGCGCTGTGCGCCCTCCTGGGTGCCGGCGTCTTCTCGTGGTGGAAGGTCCGGGCGTCTGACGCGCCCGGACCCGCTGTAACGCCGTCCGCCGTTCCCGTCGCGCAGGGGTCGCGGCCGCAGGGGGCGTCTCCCGCCGTTCCCGGTGCCGCCGTGACGGCGAGCCCGGACTCGCGGGCCGGCGCGCCGCTGCCGCCACTGCCCGGCTCGCTCAAGGACACGGAGGAGGATGGCGCGGTGCTGGTGGATGCGTCCGGGCACCTGGTGCCGAACGCGGACCTGCGCCGGCTCTTCAACTACTACCTGTCCGCCACGGGCGAGGAGTCCGCGTCGCTCATCCGCGAGCGCATCCTCGCGGCGCTGCGGGCGAAGAAGCTGCCTGCCGCCGCCATGGACGAAGCGGTGCAGGTGCTGGACGACTACCTGGCCTACCTGGAGGCAGCGCGGGGCCTGGGGTCGAACGGCTCCGCGGCCACGATGGACACCGCCGAACGCCTGGAGTCCCTGCGCAAGCTGCGCCGGGAGCACCTGGGCGGCGCGGCCGACGGCCTCTTCGGGCAGGAGGAGGCGGTGGACGCCGTCGCCGTGGAGCGGCTGAAGCTGATGAAGGACGCGTCGCTGACGAAGGAGGAGCGCGAGCAGCGCATGGCTGCGCTGGAGGAGCGGCTGCCCCCGGACGTGCGCGCCAGCCGCGAGGAGGCTGTGCGCCCGCTGCGGCAGCAGGCCGTGGAGCAGGAGCTGCTGGCGGGGGGAGCGACGGCGGAGGACCTGCACCAGCACCGGCTGTCCACCGTGGGGCCTGAGGCCACCGGGCGGCTGGAGGCGCTGGACGCGGAGCGCGCGCAGTGGAAGCAGCGGCTGGCGGACTTCCGCGCGAAGCGCGAGGCGCTGGGCCAGAGCGAGCCGGACCCTGCCCGGCGTCAGGCCGCGGTGCAGCGGCTGCTGTTCGACTCGTTCACCCCGGAGGAACGCCTCCGGGTGGAGGCCTCGGACACCATCGAAGCGGCCTCTGGTTCCGGAGGCGGGTGA
- a CDS encoding mechanosensitive ion channel family protein gives MLNFLEGYLPLLAGSILTVLLLGIQRSTRDPDLRDDLRGAVRMLLAFLVLRLASHFLPEASTPEGLRKFVGVGWMLTFAYGVIRAAVAFALKLVRMRSPVTTPKILRDVIDFTLYALATVPILQSQLNLDLAGLVASTAVLTVVIGLALQETLGNLFAGLSLQLDRPFEVGDFIRIGEHTGRVVHIGWRSIRIANFRREVITLPNSMVGKEHVKNFTQHREPVGIEVQVGVSLDAPPNQVKQALLEVAREIPQVLVQPPPMARTVGFTESNTQYMVRVFLNDFALSDSVKEELHTRLWYRLRREGMELPHAQRTVTLRRETKHRRRELADDTVRDLLRQVDLFTPLGPEEVERLQCEVVVRRFGRNERIIQEGDEGGTFYVVASGEVSVRAGTLQSEITRLGPGQYIGEMSLLTGEPRAATVVALQDSVLLELDRPTFARLFSDYPGLARQLSALLAQRRTQLRAVAQAAGGGPDHSPEAGRILGRLRSLFGLTHE, from the coding sequence GTGTTGAACTTCCTCGAAGGCTATCTCCCCCTGCTTGCGGGCTCCATCCTGACGGTGCTCCTGCTGGGCATCCAACGGAGCACCCGCGACCCGGACCTGCGCGACGACCTGCGGGGCGCGGTGCGGATGCTGCTCGCCTTCCTGGTGCTGCGGCTGGCGTCACACTTCCTGCCGGAGGCGTCGACGCCGGAGGGCCTGCGCAAGTTCGTGGGCGTGGGCTGGATGCTCACGTTCGCCTACGGCGTCATCCGGGCCGCGGTGGCGTTCGCGCTGAAGCTGGTGCGGATGCGCTCGCCGGTGACGACGCCCAAGATTCTCCGCGACGTCATCGACTTCACGCTGTACGCGCTCGCCACCGTCCCCATCCTCCAGAGCCAGCTCAACCTGGACCTGGCGGGACTGGTCGCGTCCACCGCGGTGCTGACGGTGGTCATCGGTCTGGCGCTCCAGGAGACGCTGGGCAACCTCTTCGCGGGCCTGTCGCTGCAGTTGGACAGGCCGTTCGAGGTGGGCGACTTCATCCGCATTGGCGAGCACACCGGGCGGGTGGTGCACATCGGGTGGCGCTCCATCCGCATCGCCAACTTCCGGCGTGAGGTCATCACCCTGCCCAACAGCATGGTGGGCAAGGAGCACGTGAAGAACTTCACCCAGCACCGCGAGCCCGTGGGCATCGAGGTGCAGGTGGGCGTGTCCCTGGACGCGCCGCCCAACCAGGTGAAGCAGGCGCTGCTGGAGGTGGCCCGGGAGATTCCCCAGGTCCTGGTGCAGCCTCCGCCGATGGCGCGCACGGTGGGCTTCACGGAGTCCAACACGCAGTACATGGTGCGCGTGTTCCTCAATGACTTCGCGCTGTCGGACAGCGTGAAGGAGGAGCTGCACACGCGGCTGTGGTACAGGCTGCGCCGCGAGGGCATGGAGCTGCCCCACGCCCAGCGCACGGTGACCCTGCGCCGCGAGACGAAGCACCGCCGCCGCGAGCTGGCGGACGACACCGTGCGCGACCTCTTGCGCCAGGTGGACCTCTTCACGCCGCTGGGCCCGGAGGAGGTGGAGCGCCTGCAGTGCGAGGTGGTGGTGCGCCGCTTCGGCCGCAACGAGCGCATCATCCAGGAGGGCGACGAGGGCGGGACCTTCTACGTCGTGGCCTCCGGCGAGGTCAGCGTGCGCGCCGGCACGCTCCAGTCCGAAATCACGAGGCTGGGGCCGGGCCAGTACATCGGGGAGATGTCCCTGCTCACCGGCGAGCCCCGCGCCGCCACGGTGGTGGCGCTCCAGGACTCCGTGCTGCTGGAGCTGGACCGGCCCACCTTCGCGCGCCTGTTCTCCGACTACCCGGGCCTCGCCCGGCAGCTTTCCGCGCTCCTCGCCCAGCGCCGCACCCAGCTGCGCGCCGTGGCCCAGGCCGCGGGCGGAGGACCGGACCACTCACCCGAGGCGGGCCGCATCCTCGGAAGGCTGCGGTCGCTCTTCGGCCTCACGCACGAATAG
- the holB gene encoding DNA polymerase III subunit delta', producing the protein MTLASVQGQPRAMDALQSALRSGSVHHAYLFAGPEGVGKELAAVGLAQALTCPEAPEVGCGKCTSCVRLAKGLHPDVTWVMPDDERVSRGLAGRSDFTGTPSRELRVEQIRQLQERLALRGLESKRKVAILVSAEQMNVQAQNAFLKTLEEPPAETTLILVASAMDRLLPTIRSRCSKVYFGPLPVGLVARHVQQERKLDADTAALAAVMSGGSLGRALALDVNALKERKDVLTAFEALSGNDIPALLRFAEAHGGSREDADTALELLILWTRDVSLAKAGALEALANRDMTALAEDAAKRTSEAALHRRHSLLESARTAIGSRNGAPRLQLERLLIELCVEGR; encoded by the coding sequence ATGACGCTTGCCTCGGTGCAGGGACAGCCCCGCGCGATGGACGCGCTCCAATCCGCCTTGCGGTCTGGCTCGGTGCATCACGCCTACCTGTTCGCCGGGCCTGAAGGGGTGGGCAAGGAGCTGGCCGCGGTGGGCCTGGCCCAGGCCCTCACGTGCCCGGAGGCCCCGGAGGTCGGCTGCGGCAAGTGCACCAGCTGCGTGCGTCTGGCCAAGGGGCTGCACCCGGACGTCACCTGGGTGATGCCGGACGACGAGCGCGTGTCGCGAGGACTCGCGGGCCGCTCCGACTTCACCGGCACGCCCAGCCGTGAGCTGCGTGTGGAGCAGATAAGGCAGCTCCAGGAGCGCCTGGCGCTGCGCGGCCTGGAGTCCAAGCGCAAGGTGGCCATCCTGGTCAGCGCGGAGCAGATGAACGTCCAGGCGCAGAACGCGTTCCTCAAGACGCTGGAGGAACCGCCCGCGGAGACCACCCTCATCCTGGTGGCGAGCGCCATGGACCGGCTGCTGCCCACCATCCGCAGCCGGTGCAGCAAGGTGTACTTCGGTCCGCTGCCCGTGGGTCTGGTCGCCCGGCACGTGCAGCAGGAGCGCAAGCTGGACGCGGACACCGCCGCCCTGGCCGCGGTGATGTCCGGAGGCAGCCTGGGCCGCGCGCTCGCGCTGGACGTGAACGCGCTGAAGGAGCGCAAGGACGTCCTCACCGCCTTTGAAGCCCTGAGCGGCAACGACATCCCGGCCCTGCTGCGCTTCGCGGAGGCGCACGGCGGCTCGCGCGAGGACGCGGACACGGCGCTGGAGCTGCTCATCCTGTGGACGCGGGACGTGTCGCTCGCGAAGGCCGGGGCGCTGGAGGCGCTGGCGAACCGGGACATGACGGCGCTGGCGGAGGACGCGGCGAAGCGCACGTCGGAGGCCGCGCTGCACCGGCGGCATTCGCTGCTGGAGTCAGCGCGCACGGCCATCGGTTCGCGCAACGGCGCGCCCCGGTTGCAGCTGGAGCGGCTGCTCATCGAACTGTGCGTGGAGGGCCGATGA